From a single Leopardus geoffroyi isolate Oge1 chromosome E1, O.geoffroyi_Oge1_pat1.0, whole genome shotgun sequence genomic region:
- the CORO6 gene encoding coronin-6 isoform X3 gives MSRRVVRQSKFRHVFGQAAKADQSYEDIRVSKVTWDSSFCAVNPKFLAIIVEAGGGGAFIVLPLAKTGRVDKNYPLVTGHTAPVLDIDWCPHNDNVIASASDDTTVMVWQIPDYTPMRNITEPIITLEGHSKRVGILCWHPTARNVLLSAGGDNVIIIWNVGTGEVLLSLDDMHPDVIHSVCWNSNGSLLATTCKDKTLRIIDPRKGQVVAERFAAHEGMRPMRAVFTRQGHIFTTGFTRMSQRELGLWDPNNFEEPVALQEMDTSNGVLLPFYDPDSSIVYLCGKGDSSIRYFEITDEPPFVHYLNTFSSKEPQRGMGFMPKRGLEVNKCEIARFYKLHERKCEPIIMTVPRKSDLFQDDLYPDTPGPEPALEADEWLSGQDAEPVLISLRDGYIPPKHRELRVTKRNILDVRPPSGPRRSQSASDAPLSQHTLETLLEEIKALREQVQAQEQRITALENMLGEGGFLTAPPPEN, from the exons ATGAGCCGGCGTGTGGTTCGGCAGAGCAAGTTCCGCCATGTGTTTGGGCAGGCAGCAAAGGCTGATCAGTCCTACGAGGATATCCGTGTGTCCAAGGTCACGTGGGACAGCTCCTTCTGTGCTGTCAACCCCAAATTCCTGGCCATTATTGTGGAGGCTGGAGGTGGAGGTGCCTTCATTGTCCTGCCTCTGGCCAAG ACAGGACGAGTGGATAAGAACTACCCTCTGGTCACTGGGCACACTGCTCCAGTGCTGGACATCGACTGGTGCCCACATAATGACAACGTCATCGCCAGTGCCTCAGACGACACCACGGTCATG GTGTGGCAAATTCCAGACTATACCCCTATGCGCAACATCACAGAACCCATCATTACACTCGAGGGCCACTCCAAACGTGTGGGCATCCTCTGCTGGCATCCTACTGCCCGGAATGTTCTGCTCAGTGCAG GTGGTGACAATGTGATCATCATCTGGAATGTGGGCACTGGGGAGGTGCTCTTGAGTCTAGATGACATGCACCCGGACGTCATCCACAGTGTTTGCTGGAACAGCAATGGTAGCCTGCTAGCCACGACCTGCAAGGACAAGACCCTGCGCATTATAGACCCCCGCAAGGGCCAGGTGGTGGCG gagAGGTTTGCGGCCCACGAGGGAATGAGGCCCATGCGGGCCGTCTTCACGCGCCAGGGTCATATCTTCACCACGGGCTTCACCCGCATGAGCCAGCGAGAGCTGGGCCTGTGGGACCCG AACAATTTCGAGGAACCAGTGGCACTGCAGGAGATGGACACAAGCAACGGGGTCCTACTGCCCTTCTACGATCCCGACTCCAGCATCGTCTACCTATGCGGCAAG GGCGACAGCAGCATTCGGTACTTTGAGATTACAGACGAACCACCTTTCGTGCATTACCTGAACACGTTCAGCAGCAAGGAGCCTCAGAGGGGCATGGGTTTCATGCCCAAGCGGGGACTGGAAGTCAACAAGTGTGAGATCGCCAG GTTCTACAAGTTGCACGAAAGAAAATGTGAGCCCATCATCATGACTGTGCCCCGCAAG TCAGACTTGTTCCAGGACGATCTATACCCAGATACGCCTGGCCCTGAGCCAGCCCTAGAAGCTGACGAATGGCTATCTGGCCAGGACGCGGAACCCGTGCTCATCTCGTTGAGGGACGGTTACATACCTCCCAAGCACCGCGAGCTTCGGGTCACCAAGCGCAATATTCTGGACGTGCGCCCTCCCTCGGGCCCCCGCCGCAGCCAGTCGGCCAGCGACGCCCCATTGTCG CAGCACACTCTAGAGACGCTGCTGGAGGAGATCAAGGCCCTTCGTGAGCAGGTGCAGGCCCAGGAGCAGCGCATCACGGCTCTGGAGAACATGCT GGGAGAGGGCGGCTTCCTCACTGCACCCCCGCCGGAGAACTAA
- the CORO6 gene encoding coronin-6 isoform X6 has translation MSRRVVRQSKFRHVFGQAAKADQSYEDIRVSKVTWDSSFCAVNPKFLAIIVEAGGGGAFIVLPLAKTGRVDKNYPLVTGHTAPVLDIDWCPHNDNVIASASDDTTVMVWQIPDYTPMRNITEPIITLEGHSKRVGILCWHPTARNVLLSAGGDNVIIIWNVGTGEVLLSLDDMHPDVIHSVCWNSNGSLLATTCKDKTLRIIDPRKGQVVAERARPHEGARPLRAVFTADGKLLSTGFSRMSERQLALWDPNNFEEPVALQEMDTSNGVLLPFYDPDSSIVYLCGKGDSSIRYFEITDEPPFVHYLNTFSSKEPQRGMGFMPKRGLEVNKCEIARFYKLHERKCEPIIMTVPRKSDLFQDDLYPDTPGPEPALEADEWLSGQDAEPVLISLRDGYIPPKHRELRVTKRNILDVRPPSGPRRSQSASDAPLSQHTLETLLEEIKALREQVQAQEQRITALENMLCELVDGTD, from the exons ATGAGCCGGCGTGTGGTTCGGCAGAGCAAGTTCCGCCATGTGTTTGGGCAGGCAGCAAAGGCTGATCAGTCCTACGAGGATATCCGTGTGTCCAAGGTCACGTGGGACAGCTCCTTCTGTGCTGTCAACCCCAAATTCCTGGCCATTATTGTGGAGGCTGGAGGTGGAGGTGCCTTCATTGTCCTGCCTCTGGCCAAG ACAGGACGAGTGGATAAGAACTACCCTCTGGTCACTGGGCACACTGCTCCAGTGCTGGACATCGACTGGTGCCCACATAATGACAACGTCATCGCCAGTGCCTCAGACGACACCACGGTCATG GTGTGGCAAATTCCAGACTATACCCCTATGCGCAACATCACAGAACCCATCATTACACTCGAGGGCCACTCCAAACGTGTGGGCATCCTCTGCTGGCATCCTACTGCCCGGAATGTTCTGCTCAGTGCAG GTGGTGACAATGTGATCATCATCTGGAATGTGGGCACTGGGGAGGTGCTCTTGAGTCTAGATGACATGCACCCGGACGTCATCCACAGTGTTTGCTGGAACAGCAATGGTAGCCTGCTAGCCACGACCTGCAAGGACAAGACCCTGCGCATTATAGACCCCCGCAAGGGCCAGGTGGTGGCG GAGCGAGCCCGGCCTCACGAGGGCGCCCGCCCGCTGCGGGCCGTCTTCACTGCAGACGGGAAGCTACTCAGCACCGGCTTCAGCAGGATGAGTGAGCGGCAACTCGCGCTCTGGGACCCG AACAATTTCGAGGAACCAGTGGCACTGCAGGAGATGGACACAAGCAACGGGGTCCTACTGCCCTTCTACGATCCCGACTCCAGCATCGTCTACCTATGCGGCAAG GGCGACAGCAGCATTCGGTACTTTGAGATTACAGACGAACCACCTTTCGTGCATTACCTGAACACGTTCAGCAGCAAGGAGCCTCAGAGGGGCATGGGTTTCATGCCCAAGCGGGGACTGGAAGTCAACAAGTGTGAGATCGCCAG GTTCTACAAGTTGCACGAAAGAAAATGTGAGCCCATCATCATGACTGTGCCCCGCAAG TCAGACTTGTTCCAGGACGATCTATACCCAGATACGCCTGGCCCTGAGCCAGCCCTAGAAGCTGACGAATGGCTATCTGGCCAGGACGCGGAACCCGTGCTCATCTCGTTGAGGGACGGTTACATACCTCCCAAGCACCGCGAGCTTCGGGTCACCAAGCGCAATATTCTGGACGTGCGCCCTCCCTCGGGCCCCCGCCGCAGCCAGTCGGCCAGCGACGCCCCATTGTCG CAGCACACTCTAGAGACGCTGCTGGAGGAGATCAAGGCCCTTCGTGAGCAGGTGCAGGCCCAGGAGCAGCGCATCACGGCTCTGGAGAACATGCTGTGCGAGCTGGTGGACGGCACGGACTAG
- the CORO6 gene encoding coronin-6 isoform X1, which produces MSRRVVRQSKFRHVFGQAAKADQSYEDIRVSKVTWDSSFCAVNPKFLAIIVEAGGGGAFIVLPLAKTGRVDKNYPLVTGHTAPVLDIDWCPHNDNVIASASDDTTVMVWQIPDYTPMRNITEPIITLEGHSKRVGILCWHPTARNVLLSAGGDNVIIIWNVGTGEVLLSLDDMHPDVIHSVCWNSNGSLLATTCKDKTLRIIDPRKGQVVAERARPHEGARPLRAVFTADGKLLSTGFSRMSERQLALWDPNNFEEPVALQEMDTSNGVLLPFYDPDSSIVYLCGKGDSSIRYFEITDEPPFVHYLNTFSSKEPQRGMGFMPKRGLEVNKCEIARFYKLHERKCEPIIMTVPRKSDLFQDDLYPDTPGPEPALEADEWLSGQDAEPVLISLRDGYIPPKHRELRVTKRNILDVRPPSGPRRSQSASDAPLSQQHTLETLLEEIKALREQVQAQEQRITALENMLGEGGFLTAPPPEN; this is translated from the exons ATGAGCCGGCGTGTGGTTCGGCAGAGCAAGTTCCGCCATGTGTTTGGGCAGGCAGCAAAGGCTGATCAGTCCTACGAGGATATCCGTGTGTCCAAGGTCACGTGGGACAGCTCCTTCTGTGCTGTCAACCCCAAATTCCTGGCCATTATTGTGGAGGCTGGAGGTGGAGGTGCCTTCATTGTCCTGCCTCTGGCCAAG ACAGGACGAGTGGATAAGAACTACCCTCTGGTCACTGGGCACACTGCTCCAGTGCTGGACATCGACTGGTGCCCACATAATGACAACGTCATCGCCAGTGCCTCAGACGACACCACGGTCATG GTGTGGCAAATTCCAGACTATACCCCTATGCGCAACATCACAGAACCCATCATTACACTCGAGGGCCACTCCAAACGTGTGGGCATCCTCTGCTGGCATCCTACTGCCCGGAATGTTCTGCTCAGTGCAG GTGGTGACAATGTGATCATCATCTGGAATGTGGGCACTGGGGAGGTGCTCTTGAGTCTAGATGACATGCACCCGGACGTCATCCACAGTGTTTGCTGGAACAGCAATGGTAGCCTGCTAGCCACGACCTGCAAGGACAAGACCCTGCGCATTATAGACCCCCGCAAGGGCCAGGTGGTGGCG GAGCGAGCCCGGCCTCACGAGGGCGCCCGCCCGCTGCGGGCCGTCTTCACTGCAGACGGGAAGCTACTCAGCACCGGCTTCAGCAGGATGAGTGAGCGGCAACTCGCGCTCTGGGACCCG AACAATTTCGAGGAACCAGTGGCACTGCAGGAGATGGACACAAGCAACGGGGTCCTACTGCCCTTCTACGATCCCGACTCCAGCATCGTCTACCTATGCGGCAAG GGCGACAGCAGCATTCGGTACTTTGAGATTACAGACGAACCACCTTTCGTGCATTACCTGAACACGTTCAGCAGCAAGGAGCCTCAGAGGGGCATGGGTTTCATGCCCAAGCGGGGACTGGAAGTCAACAAGTGTGAGATCGCCAG GTTCTACAAGTTGCACGAAAGAAAATGTGAGCCCATCATCATGACTGTGCCCCGCAAG TCAGACTTGTTCCAGGACGATCTATACCCAGATACGCCTGGCCCTGAGCCAGCCCTAGAAGCTGACGAATGGCTATCTGGCCAGGACGCGGAACCCGTGCTCATCTCGTTGAGGGACGGTTACATACCTCCCAAGCACCGCGAGCTTCGGGTCACCAAGCGCAATATTCTGGACGTGCGCCCTCCCTCGGGCCCCCGCCGCAGCCAGTCGGCCAGCGACGCCCCATTGTCG CAGCAGCACACTCTAGAGACGCTGCTGGAGGAGATCAAGGCCCTTCGTGAGCAGGTGCAGGCCCAGGAGCAGCGCATCACGGCTCTGGAGAACATGCT GGGAGAGGGCGGCTTCCTCACTGCACCCCCGCCGGAGAACTAA
- the CORO6 gene encoding coronin-6 isoform X4, whose product MSRRVVRQSKFRHVFGQAAKADQSYEDIRVSKVTWDSSFCAVNPKFLAIIVEAGGGGAFIVLPLAKTGRVDKNYPLVTGHTAPVLDIDWCPHNDNVIASASDDTTVMVWQIPDYTPMRNITEPIITLEGHSKRVGILCWHPTARNVLLSAGGDNVIIIWNVGTGEVLLSLDDMHPDVIHSVCWNSNGSLLATTCKDKTLRIIDPRKGQVVAERFAAHEGMRPMRAVFTRQGHIFTTGFTRMSQRELGLWDPNNFEEPVALQEMDTSNGVLLPFYDPDSSIVYLCGKGDSSIRYFEITDEPPFVHYLNTFSSKEPQRGMGFMPKRGLEVNKCEIARFYKLHERKCEPIIMTVPRKSDLFQDDLYPDTPGPEPALEADEWLSGQDAEPVLISLRDGYIPPKHRELRVTKRNILDVRPPSGPRRSQSASDAPLSQQHTLETLLEEIKALREQVQAQEQRITALENMLCELVDGTD is encoded by the exons ATGAGCCGGCGTGTGGTTCGGCAGAGCAAGTTCCGCCATGTGTTTGGGCAGGCAGCAAAGGCTGATCAGTCCTACGAGGATATCCGTGTGTCCAAGGTCACGTGGGACAGCTCCTTCTGTGCTGTCAACCCCAAATTCCTGGCCATTATTGTGGAGGCTGGAGGTGGAGGTGCCTTCATTGTCCTGCCTCTGGCCAAG ACAGGACGAGTGGATAAGAACTACCCTCTGGTCACTGGGCACACTGCTCCAGTGCTGGACATCGACTGGTGCCCACATAATGACAACGTCATCGCCAGTGCCTCAGACGACACCACGGTCATG GTGTGGCAAATTCCAGACTATACCCCTATGCGCAACATCACAGAACCCATCATTACACTCGAGGGCCACTCCAAACGTGTGGGCATCCTCTGCTGGCATCCTACTGCCCGGAATGTTCTGCTCAGTGCAG GTGGTGACAATGTGATCATCATCTGGAATGTGGGCACTGGGGAGGTGCTCTTGAGTCTAGATGACATGCACCCGGACGTCATCCACAGTGTTTGCTGGAACAGCAATGGTAGCCTGCTAGCCACGACCTGCAAGGACAAGACCCTGCGCATTATAGACCCCCGCAAGGGCCAGGTGGTGGCG gagAGGTTTGCGGCCCACGAGGGAATGAGGCCCATGCGGGCCGTCTTCACGCGCCAGGGTCATATCTTCACCACGGGCTTCACCCGCATGAGCCAGCGAGAGCTGGGCCTGTGGGACCCG AACAATTTCGAGGAACCAGTGGCACTGCAGGAGATGGACACAAGCAACGGGGTCCTACTGCCCTTCTACGATCCCGACTCCAGCATCGTCTACCTATGCGGCAAG GGCGACAGCAGCATTCGGTACTTTGAGATTACAGACGAACCACCTTTCGTGCATTACCTGAACACGTTCAGCAGCAAGGAGCCTCAGAGGGGCATGGGTTTCATGCCCAAGCGGGGACTGGAAGTCAACAAGTGTGAGATCGCCAG GTTCTACAAGTTGCACGAAAGAAAATGTGAGCCCATCATCATGACTGTGCCCCGCAAG TCAGACTTGTTCCAGGACGATCTATACCCAGATACGCCTGGCCCTGAGCCAGCCCTAGAAGCTGACGAATGGCTATCTGGCCAGGACGCGGAACCCGTGCTCATCTCGTTGAGGGACGGTTACATACCTCCCAAGCACCGCGAGCTTCGGGTCACCAAGCGCAATATTCTGGACGTGCGCCCTCCCTCGGGCCCCCGCCGCAGCCAGTCGGCCAGCGACGCCCCATTGTCG CAGCAGCACACTCTAGAGACGCTGCTGGAGGAGATCAAGGCCCTTCGTGAGCAGGTGCAGGCCCAGGAGCAGCGCATCACGGCTCTGGAGAACATGCTGTGCGAGCTGGTGGACGGCACGGACTAG
- the CORO6 gene encoding coronin-6 isoform X5 gives MSRRVVRQSKFRHVFGQAAKADQSYEDIRVSKVTWDSSFCAVNPKFLAIIVEAGGGGAFIVLPLAKTGRVDKNYPLVTGHTAPVLDIDWCPHNDNVIASASDDTTVMVWQIPDYTPMRNITEPIITLEGHSKRVGILCWHPTARNVLLSAGGDNVIIIWNVGTGEVLLSLDDMHPDVIHSVCWNSNGSLLATTCKDKTLRIIDPRKGQVVAERFAAHEGMRPMRAVFTRQGHIFTTGFTRMSQRELGLWDPNNFEEPVALQEMDTSNGVLLPFYDPDSSIVYLCGKGDSSIRYFEITDEPPFVHYLNTFSSKEPQRGMGFMPKRGLEVNKCEIARFYKLHERKCEPIIMTVPRKSDLFQDDLYPDTPGPEPALEADEWLSGQDAEPVLISLRDGYIPPKHRELRVTKRNILDVRPPSGPRRSQSASDAPLSQHTLETLLEEIKALREQVQAQEQRITALENMLCELVDGTD, from the exons ATGAGCCGGCGTGTGGTTCGGCAGAGCAAGTTCCGCCATGTGTTTGGGCAGGCAGCAAAGGCTGATCAGTCCTACGAGGATATCCGTGTGTCCAAGGTCACGTGGGACAGCTCCTTCTGTGCTGTCAACCCCAAATTCCTGGCCATTATTGTGGAGGCTGGAGGTGGAGGTGCCTTCATTGTCCTGCCTCTGGCCAAG ACAGGACGAGTGGATAAGAACTACCCTCTGGTCACTGGGCACACTGCTCCAGTGCTGGACATCGACTGGTGCCCACATAATGACAACGTCATCGCCAGTGCCTCAGACGACACCACGGTCATG GTGTGGCAAATTCCAGACTATACCCCTATGCGCAACATCACAGAACCCATCATTACACTCGAGGGCCACTCCAAACGTGTGGGCATCCTCTGCTGGCATCCTACTGCCCGGAATGTTCTGCTCAGTGCAG GTGGTGACAATGTGATCATCATCTGGAATGTGGGCACTGGGGAGGTGCTCTTGAGTCTAGATGACATGCACCCGGACGTCATCCACAGTGTTTGCTGGAACAGCAATGGTAGCCTGCTAGCCACGACCTGCAAGGACAAGACCCTGCGCATTATAGACCCCCGCAAGGGCCAGGTGGTGGCG gagAGGTTTGCGGCCCACGAGGGAATGAGGCCCATGCGGGCCGTCTTCACGCGCCAGGGTCATATCTTCACCACGGGCTTCACCCGCATGAGCCAGCGAGAGCTGGGCCTGTGGGACCCG AACAATTTCGAGGAACCAGTGGCACTGCAGGAGATGGACACAAGCAACGGGGTCCTACTGCCCTTCTACGATCCCGACTCCAGCATCGTCTACCTATGCGGCAAG GGCGACAGCAGCATTCGGTACTTTGAGATTACAGACGAACCACCTTTCGTGCATTACCTGAACACGTTCAGCAGCAAGGAGCCTCAGAGGGGCATGGGTTTCATGCCCAAGCGGGGACTGGAAGTCAACAAGTGTGAGATCGCCAG GTTCTACAAGTTGCACGAAAGAAAATGTGAGCCCATCATCATGACTGTGCCCCGCAAG TCAGACTTGTTCCAGGACGATCTATACCCAGATACGCCTGGCCCTGAGCCAGCCCTAGAAGCTGACGAATGGCTATCTGGCCAGGACGCGGAACCCGTGCTCATCTCGTTGAGGGACGGTTACATACCTCCCAAGCACCGCGAGCTTCGGGTCACCAAGCGCAATATTCTGGACGTGCGCCCTCCCTCGGGCCCCCGCCGCAGCCAGTCGGCCAGCGACGCCCCATTGTCG CAGCACACTCTAGAGACGCTGCTGGAGGAGATCAAGGCCCTTCGTGAGCAGGTGCAGGCCCAGGAGCAGCGCATCACGGCTCTGGAGAACATGCTGTGCGAGCTGGTGGACGGCACGGACTAG
- the CORO6 gene encoding coronin-6 isoform X2: protein MSRRVVRQSKFRHVFGQAAKADQSYEDIRVSKVTWDSSFCAVNPKFLAIIVEAGGGGAFIVLPLAKTGRVDKNYPLVTGHTAPVLDIDWCPHNDNVIASASDDTTVMVWQIPDYTPMRNITEPIITLEGHSKRVGILCWHPTARNVLLSAGGDNVIIIWNVGTGEVLLSLDDMHPDVIHSVCWNSNGSLLATTCKDKTLRIIDPRKGQVVAERFAAHEGMRPMRAVFTRQGHIFTTGFTRMSQRELGLWDPNNFEEPVALQEMDTSNGVLLPFYDPDSSIVYLCGKGDSSIRYFEITDEPPFVHYLNTFSSKEPQRGMGFMPKRGLEVNKCEIARFYKLHERKCEPIIMTVPRKSDLFQDDLYPDTPGPEPALEADEWLSGQDAEPVLISLRDGYIPPKHRELRVTKRNILDVRPPSGPRRSQSASDAPLSQQHTLETLLEEIKALREQVQAQEQRITALENMLGEGGFLTAPPPEN from the exons ATGAGCCGGCGTGTGGTTCGGCAGAGCAAGTTCCGCCATGTGTTTGGGCAGGCAGCAAAGGCTGATCAGTCCTACGAGGATATCCGTGTGTCCAAGGTCACGTGGGACAGCTCCTTCTGTGCTGTCAACCCCAAATTCCTGGCCATTATTGTGGAGGCTGGAGGTGGAGGTGCCTTCATTGTCCTGCCTCTGGCCAAG ACAGGACGAGTGGATAAGAACTACCCTCTGGTCACTGGGCACACTGCTCCAGTGCTGGACATCGACTGGTGCCCACATAATGACAACGTCATCGCCAGTGCCTCAGACGACACCACGGTCATG GTGTGGCAAATTCCAGACTATACCCCTATGCGCAACATCACAGAACCCATCATTACACTCGAGGGCCACTCCAAACGTGTGGGCATCCTCTGCTGGCATCCTACTGCCCGGAATGTTCTGCTCAGTGCAG GTGGTGACAATGTGATCATCATCTGGAATGTGGGCACTGGGGAGGTGCTCTTGAGTCTAGATGACATGCACCCGGACGTCATCCACAGTGTTTGCTGGAACAGCAATGGTAGCCTGCTAGCCACGACCTGCAAGGACAAGACCCTGCGCATTATAGACCCCCGCAAGGGCCAGGTGGTGGCG gagAGGTTTGCGGCCCACGAGGGAATGAGGCCCATGCGGGCCGTCTTCACGCGCCAGGGTCATATCTTCACCACGGGCTTCACCCGCATGAGCCAGCGAGAGCTGGGCCTGTGGGACCCG AACAATTTCGAGGAACCAGTGGCACTGCAGGAGATGGACACAAGCAACGGGGTCCTACTGCCCTTCTACGATCCCGACTCCAGCATCGTCTACCTATGCGGCAAG GGCGACAGCAGCATTCGGTACTTTGAGATTACAGACGAACCACCTTTCGTGCATTACCTGAACACGTTCAGCAGCAAGGAGCCTCAGAGGGGCATGGGTTTCATGCCCAAGCGGGGACTGGAAGTCAACAAGTGTGAGATCGCCAG GTTCTACAAGTTGCACGAAAGAAAATGTGAGCCCATCATCATGACTGTGCCCCGCAAG TCAGACTTGTTCCAGGACGATCTATACCCAGATACGCCTGGCCCTGAGCCAGCCCTAGAAGCTGACGAATGGCTATCTGGCCAGGACGCGGAACCCGTGCTCATCTCGTTGAGGGACGGTTACATACCTCCCAAGCACCGCGAGCTTCGGGTCACCAAGCGCAATATTCTGGACGTGCGCCCTCCCTCGGGCCCCCGCCGCAGCCAGTCGGCCAGCGACGCCCCATTGTCG CAGCAGCACACTCTAGAGACGCTGCTGGAGGAGATCAAGGCCCTTCGTGAGCAGGTGCAGGCCCAGGAGCAGCGCATCACGGCTCTGGAGAACATGCT GGGAGAGGGCGGCTTCCTCACTGCACCCCCGCCGGAGAACTAA
- the CORO6 gene encoding coronin-6 isoform X7 yields MPSPWGWFAVTACGGAGNNFEEPVALQEMDTSNGVLLPFYDPDSSIVYLCGKGDSSIRYFEITDEPPFVHYLNTFSSKEPQRGMGFMPKRGLEVNKCEIARFYKLHERKCEPIIMTVPRKSDLFQDDLYPDTPGPEPALEADEWLSGQDAEPVLISLRDGYIPPKHRELRVTKRNILDVRPPSGPRRSQSASDAPLSQHTLETLLEEIKALREQVQAQEQRITALENMLCELVDGTD; encoded by the exons ATGCCGAGTCCCTGGGGGTGGTTTGCGGTGACTGCATGCGGCGGCGCAGGG AACAATTTCGAGGAACCAGTGGCACTGCAGGAGATGGACACAAGCAACGGGGTCCTACTGCCCTTCTACGATCCCGACTCCAGCATCGTCTACCTATGCGGCAAG GGCGACAGCAGCATTCGGTACTTTGAGATTACAGACGAACCACCTTTCGTGCATTACCTGAACACGTTCAGCAGCAAGGAGCCTCAGAGGGGCATGGGTTTCATGCCCAAGCGGGGACTGGAAGTCAACAAGTGTGAGATCGCCAG GTTCTACAAGTTGCACGAAAGAAAATGTGAGCCCATCATCATGACTGTGCCCCGCAAG TCAGACTTGTTCCAGGACGATCTATACCCAGATACGCCTGGCCCTGAGCCAGCCCTAGAAGCTGACGAATGGCTATCTGGCCAGGACGCGGAACCCGTGCTCATCTCGTTGAGGGACGGTTACATACCTCCCAAGCACCGCGAGCTTCGGGTCACCAAGCGCAATATTCTGGACGTGCGCCCTCCCTCGGGCCCCCGCCGCAGCCAGTCGGCCAGCGACGCCCCATTGTCG CAGCACACTCTAGAGACGCTGCTGGAGGAGATCAAGGCCCTTCGTGAGCAGGTGCAGGCCCAGGAGCAGCGCATCACGGCTCTGGAGAACATGCTGTGCGAGCTGGTGGACGGCACGGACTAG